One window from the genome of Nomascus leucogenys isolate Asia chromosome 12, Asia_NLE_v1, whole genome shotgun sequence encodes:
- the RHBDL2 gene encoding rhomboid-related protein 2 isoform X2, with translation MAAVHDLEMESMNLNMGREVKEELEEEEKMREDGGGKDRAKSKKVHRVVSKWMLPEKSRGTYLERANCFPPPVFIISISLAELAVFIYYAVWKPQKQWITLDTGILESPFIYSPEKREEAWRFISYMLVHAGVQHILGNLCMQLVLGIPLEMVHKGLRVGLVYLAGVIAGSLASSIFDPLRYLVGASGGVYALMGGYFMNVLVNFQEMIPAFGIFRLLIIILIIVLDMGFALYRRFFVPEDGSPVSFAAHIAGGFAGMSIGYTVFSCFDKALLKDPRFWIAIAAYLACVLFAVFFNIFLSPAN, from the exons ATGGCTGCTGTTCATGATCTGGAGATGGAGAGCATGAATCTGAATATGGGGAGAGAGGTGAAAGAAGagctggaggaagaggagaaaatgagagaggatGGGGGAGGTAAAGATCGTGCCAAGAGTAAAAAGGTCCACAGGGTCGTCTCAAAATGGATGCTGCCTGAAAAGTCCCGAGGAACATACTTGGAGAGAGCTAACTGCTTCCCGCCCCCCGTGTTCATCATCTCCATCAGCCTGGCCGAG CTGGCAGTGTTTATTTACTATGCTGTGTGGAAGCCTCAGAAACAGTGGATCACCTTGGACACAGGCATCTTGGAGAGTCCCTTTATCTACAGTcctgagaagagggaggaagcctGGAGGTTTATCTCATACATGCTGGTACATGCTGG AGTTCAGCACATCTTGGGGAATCTTTGTATGCAGCTTGTTTTGGGTATTCCCTTGGAAATGGTCCACAAAGGCCTCCGTGTGGGGCTGGTGTACCTGGCAGGAGTGATTGCAG GGTCCCTTGCCAGCTCCATCTTTGACCCACTCAGATATCTTGTGGGAGCTTCAGGAGGAGTCTATGCTCTGATGGGAGGTTATTTTATGAATGTTCTGGTG aattttcaagaaATGATTCCTGCCTTTGGAATTTTCAGACTGCTGATCATCATCCTGATAA TTGTGCTGGACATGGGATTTGCTCTCTATAGAAGGTTCTTTGTTCCTGAAGATGGGTCTCCG GTGTCTTTCGCAGCTCACATTGCAGGTGGATTTGCTGGAATGTCCATTGGCTACACGGTGTTTAGCTGCTTTGATAAAGCACTGCTGAAAGATCCAAGGTTTTGGATAGCAATTGCTGCTTATTTAGCTTGTGTCTTATTTGCTGTGTTTTTCAACATTTTCCTATCTCCAGCAAACTGA
- the RHBDL2 gene encoding rhomboid-related protein 2 isoform X1, which translates to MQLGKRHKLTTKSVCHGKGVVIRVLALPGPSWVRRRREGKALESGGCARQPREELQPEDLGPPAVPWDSCPSGEEGGPRTMAAVHDLEMESMNLNMGREVKEELEEEEKMREDGGGKDRAKSKKVHRVVSKWMLPEKSRGTYLERANCFPPPVFIISISLAELAVFIYYAVWKPQKQWITLDTGILESPFIYSPEKREEAWRFISYMLVHAGVQHILGNLCMQLVLGIPLEMVHKGLRVGLVYLAGVIAGSLASSIFDPLRYLVGASGGVYALMGGYFMNVLVNFQEMIPAFGIFRLLIIILIIVLDMGFALYRRFFVPEDGSPVSFAAHIAGGFAGMSIGYTVFSCFDKALLKDPRFWIAIAAYLACVLFAVFFNIFLSPAN; encoded by the exons ATGCAGCTAGGCAAGCGGCACAAGCTCACAACTAAAAGTGTCTGCCATGGAAAAGGAGTTGTCATAAGGGTGTTGGCCTTGCCAGGGCCCTCCTGGGTGAGGCGAAGAAGGGAAG GAAAGGCCTTGGAAAGCGGTGGTTGCGCCAGACAGCCCAGGGAAGAGCTGCAGCCTGAGGACCTAGGGCCACCTGCTGTTCCCTGGGATTCATGTCcttctggggaggagggaggacccAGGACAATGGCTGCTGTTCATGATCTGGAGATGGAGAGCATGAATCTGAATATGGGGAGAGAGGTGAAAGAAGagctggaggaagaggagaaaatgagagaggatGGGGGAGGTAAAGATCGTGCCAAGAGTAAAAAGGTCCACAGGGTCGTCTCAAAATGGATGCTGCCTGAAAAGTCCCGAGGAACATACTTGGAGAGAGCTAACTGCTTCCCGCCCCCCGTGTTCATCATCTCCATCAGCCTGGCCGAG CTGGCAGTGTTTATTTACTATGCTGTGTGGAAGCCTCAGAAACAGTGGATCACCTTGGACACAGGCATCTTGGAGAGTCCCTTTATCTACAGTcctgagaagagggaggaagcctGGAGGTTTATCTCATACATGCTGGTACATGCTGG AGTTCAGCACATCTTGGGGAATCTTTGTATGCAGCTTGTTTTGGGTATTCCCTTGGAAATGGTCCACAAAGGCCTCCGTGTGGGGCTGGTGTACCTGGCAGGAGTGATTGCAG GGTCCCTTGCCAGCTCCATCTTTGACCCACTCAGATATCTTGTGGGAGCTTCAGGAGGAGTCTATGCTCTGATGGGAGGTTATTTTATGAATGTTCTGGTG aattttcaagaaATGATTCCTGCCTTTGGAATTTTCAGACTGCTGATCATCATCCTGATAA TTGTGCTGGACATGGGATTTGCTCTCTATAGAAGGTTCTTTGTTCCTGAAGATGGGTCTCCG GTGTCTTTCGCAGCTCACATTGCAGGTGGATTTGCTGGAATGTCCATTGGCTACACGGTGTTTAGCTGCTTTGATAAAGCACTGCTGAAAGATCCAAGGTTTTGGATAGCAATTGCTGCTTATTTAGCTTGTGTCTTATTTGCTGTGTTTTTCAACATTTTCCTATCTCCAGCAAACTGA